In a genomic window of Piliocolobus tephrosceles isolate RC106 chromosome 1, ASM277652v3, whole genome shotgun sequence:
- the GJA4 gene encoding gap junction alpha-4 protein isoform X1 gives MEYLVAREQERKDGGPGAMGDWGFLEKLLDQVQEHSTVVGKIWLTVLFIFRILILGLAGESVWGDEQSDFECNTAQPGCTNVCYDQAFPISHIRYWVLQFLFVSTPTLVYLGHVIYLSRREERLREKEGELRALPAKDPQVERALAAVERQMAKISVAEDGRLRIRGALMGTYVASVLCKSVLEAGFLYGQWRLYGWTMEPVFVCQRAPCPYLVDCFVSRPTEKTIFIIFMLVVGLISLVLNLLELVHLLCRCLSRGMRARQGQDAPPTQGTSSDPYTDQVFFYLPMGQGPSSPPCPTYNGLSSSEQNWANLTTEERLASSRPPLFLDPPPQNGRKSPSRPSSSASKKQYV, from the exons ATGGAATACCTGGTGGCGAGAGAGCAGGAGAGGAAGG ACGGAGGCCCGGGAGCCATGGGTGACTGGGGCTTCCTGGAGAAGCTGCTGGACCAGGTCCAGGAGCACTCCACCGTGGTGGGCAAGATCTGGCTGACGGTGCTCTTCATCTTCCGCATCCTCATCCTGGGCCTAGCCGGCGAGTCAGTGTGGGGTGACGAGCAGTCAGATTTCGAGTGTAACACGGCCCAGCCAGGCTGCACCAACGTCTGCTATGACCAGGCCTTCCCCATCTCCCACATCCGCTACTGGGTGCTGCAGTTCCTCTTCGTCAGCACGCCCACCCTGGTCTACCTGGGCCATGTCATTTACCTGTCTCGGCGAGAAGAGCGGCTACGGGAGAAGGAGGGGGAGTTGCGGGCACTGCCAGCCAAGGACCCACAGGTGGAGCGGGCACTGGCGGCCGTAGAGCGTCAGATGGCCAAGATCTCGGTGGCAGAAGATGGTCGCCTGCGCATCCGCGGAGCGCTGATGGGCACCTATGTGGCCAGCGTGCTCTGCAAGAGCGTGCTAGAGGCAGGCTTCCTCTATGGCCAGTGGCGCCTGTATGGCTGGACCATGGAGCCCGTGTTTGTGTGCCAGCGAGCACCCTGCCCCTACCTCGTGGACTGCTTTGTCTCTCGCCCCACGGAGAAGaccatcttcatcatcttcatgttGGTGGTTGGACTCATCTCCCTGGTGCTTAACCTGCTGGAGTTGGTGCACCTGCTGTGTCGCTGCCTCAGCCGGGGGATGAGGGCACGGCAGGGCCAAGACGCACCCCCGACCCAGGGCACCTCCTCAGACCCTTACACGGACCAGGTCTTCTTCTACCTCCCCATGGGCCAGGGGCCCTCATCCCCGCCATGCCCCACCTACAATGGGCTCTCATCCAGCGAGCAGAACTGGGCCAACCTGACCACGGAGGAGAGGCTGGCTTCTTCCAGGCCCCCTCTCTTCCTGGACCCACCCCCTCAGAATGGCCGAAAATCCCCCAGTCGCCCCAGCAGCTCTGCTTCTAAGAAGCAGTATGTATAG
- the GJA4 gene encoding gap junction alpha-4 protein isoform X2: MGDWGFLEKLLDQVQEHSTVVGKIWLTVLFIFRILILGLAGESVWGDEQSDFECNTAQPGCTNVCYDQAFPISHIRYWVLQFLFVSTPTLVYLGHVIYLSRREERLREKEGELRALPAKDPQVERALAAVERQMAKISVAEDGRLRIRGALMGTYVASVLCKSVLEAGFLYGQWRLYGWTMEPVFVCQRAPCPYLVDCFVSRPTEKTIFIIFMLVVGLISLVLNLLELVHLLCRCLSRGMRARQGQDAPPTQGTSSDPYTDQVFFYLPMGQGPSSPPCPTYNGLSSSEQNWANLTTEERLASSRPPLFLDPPPQNGRKSPSRPSSSASKKQYV; the protein is encoded by the coding sequence ATGGGTGACTGGGGCTTCCTGGAGAAGCTGCTGGACCAGGTCCAGGAGCACTCCACCGTGGTGGGCAAGATCTGGCTGACGGTGCTCTTCATCTTCCGCATCCTCATCCTGGGCCTAGCCGGCGAGTCAGTGTGGGGTGACGAGCAGTCAGATTTCGAGTGTAACACGGCCCAGCCAGGCTGCACCAACGTCTGCTATGACCAGGCCTTCCCCATCTCCCACATCCGCTACTGGGTGCTGCAGTTCCTCTTCGTCAGCACGCCCACCCTGGTCTACCTGGGCCATGTCATTTACCTGTCTCGGCGAGAAGAGCGGCTACGGGAGAAGGAGGGGGAGTTGCGGGCACTGCCAGCCAAGGACCCACAGGTGGAGCGGGCACTGGCGGCCGTAGAGCGTCAGATGGCCAAGATCTCGGTGGCAGAAGATGGTCGCCTGCGCATCCGCGGAGCGCTGATGGGCACCTATGTGGCCAGCGTGCTCTGCAAGAGCGTGCTAGAGGCAGGCTTCCTCTATGGCCAGTGGCGCCTGTATGGCTGGACCATGGAGCCCGTGTTTGTGTGCCAGCGAGCACCCTGCCCCTACCTCGTGGACTGCTTTGTCTCTCGCCCCACGGAGAAGaccatcttcatcatcttcatgttGGTGGTTGGACTCATCTCCCTGGTGCTTAACCTGCTGGAGTTGGTGCACCTGCTGTGTCGCTGCCTCAGCCGGGGGATGAGGGCACGGCAGGGCCAAGACGCACCCCCGACCCAGGGCACCTCCTCAGACCCTTACACGGACCAGGTCTTCTTCTACCTCCCCATGGGCCAGGGGCCCTCATCCCCGCCATGCCCCACCTACAATGGGCTCTCATCCAGCGAGCAGAACTGGGCCAACCTGACCACGGAGGAGAGGCTGGCTTCTTCCAGGCCCCCTCTCTTCCTGGACCCACCCCCTCAGAATGGCCGAAAATCCCCCAGTCGCCCCAGCAGCTCTGCTTCTAAGAAGCAGTATGTATAG
- the GJB3 gene encoding gap junction beta-3 protein: protein MDWKALRDLLNGVNKYSTALGRIWLSVVFVFRVLVYVVAAERVWGDEQKDFDCNTKQPGCTNVCYDNYFPISNIRLWALQLIFVTCPSLLVTLHVAYREERERRNRQKNGDQCTKLYDDAGKKRGGLWWTYLFSLIFKLIIEFLFLYLLHTLWHGFNMPRLVQCANVAPCPNIVDCYIARPTEKKIFTYFMVGASAVCIVLTTCELCYLICHRVLAGLPKDKPRGGRGPSSSTSRASTCRCHHKLVEAGELDPDPGNNKLQASAPNLTPI, encoded by the coding sequence ATGGACTGGAAGGCACTCCGGGACCTGCTGAACGGCGTGAATAAGTACTCCACAGCGTTGGGGCGCATCTGGCTGTCAGTGGTGTTCGTCTTCCGGGTGCTGGTGTATGTGGTGGCTGCAGAGCGCGTGTGGGGGGACGAGCAGAAGGACTTTGACTGCAACACCAAGCAGCCCGGCTGCACCAACGTCTGCTATGACAACTACTTCCCCATCTCCAACATCCGCCTCTGGGCCCTGCAGCTCATCTTCGTCACGTGCCCCTCGCTGCTGGTCACCCTGCATGTGGCCTACCGTGAGGAGCGGGAGCGTCGGAACCGCCAGAAGAATGGGGACCAGTGCACCAAGCTGTACGACGACGCAGGCAAGAAGCGAGGAGGCCTGTGGTGGACCTACCTGTTCAGCCTCATCTTCAAGCTCATCATCGAGTTCCTCTTCCTCTACCTGCTGCACACTCTCTGGCATGGCTTCAACATGCCGCGCCTGGTGCAGTGCGCCAACGTGGCCCCCTGCCCCAATATCGTGGACTGCTACATCGCCCGACCCACCGAAAAGAAAATCTTCACCTACTTCATGGTGGGCGCCTCCGCCGTCTGCATCGTACTCACCACCTGCGAGCTCTGCTACCTCATCTGCCACAGGGTCCTGGCAGGCCTGCCCAAGGACAAGCCTCGAGGGGGCCGTGGCCCCTCGTCCTCCACCAGCCGAGCTTCCACCTGCCGCTGCCACCACAAGCTGGTGGAGGCTGGGGAGCTGGATCCAGATCCAGGCAATAACAAGCTGCAGGCCTCAGCACCCAACCTGACCCCCATCTGA